In the Chloroherpetonaceae bacterium genome, one interval contains:
- a CDS encoding VWA domain-containing protein, with the protein MVELFFQENFSFQNPEAFWLLLLLPVLVFWHWHRVRTGRLPAVVFSSVKELVKTGHQAIWLQLGRYMPLGLRILALSFLIVALARPRLENQRQTVYAEGIDIMMVIDLSGSMLAEDFEPKNRIEAAKEVAIDFINHRISDRIGLVVFAGQSYTQCPLTLDYNLLKTLIAKLEAGQLAEDGTAIGLAIATAANRLRDSQAKSKVIILLTDGQNNAGEIEPITAAELAAALGIKIYTVGAGTQGYANYPFEDPLFGKRYMRVKVDVDDATLTRIADLTGGRYFRATDYESLKKIYREIDALEKTKVEVETFTEYKEEFVRFLTPALLCLALEVLLINTRWRRVP; encoded by the coding sequence ATGGTAGAGCTTTTCTTTCAAGAAAACTTTTCGTTTCAAAACCCCGAAGCGTTCTGGTTGCTGCTGCTTCTGCCTGTGCTGGTGTTCTGGCACTGGCATCGAGTGCGAACTGGGCGGTTGCCAGCAGTGGTGTTCTCAAGCGTGAAGGAGCTGGTAAAAACGGGGCATCAGGCGATTTGGCTGCAACTGGGACGCTATATGCCGCTCGGGCTGCGCATTTTGGCACTCAGTTTTCTCATTGTGGCACTGGCACGTCCGCGCTTGGAAAATCAGCGTCAGACCGTGTATGCAGAAGGTATCGATATTATGATGGTCATAGACCTCTCTGGCTCAATGCTGGCAGAAGACTTTGAGCCGAAAAATCGCATTGAGGCAGCCAAAGAAGTGGCAATTGATTTTATCAACCATCGTATCAGCGACCGAATTGGTCTAGTTGTGTTCGCAGGACAAAGCTATACCCAATGTCCACTGACGCTGGACTACAATCTCCTCAAAACACTGATTGCGAAGCTGGAAGCAGGGCAGCTTGCAGAGGACGGCACGGCTATTGGGCTAGCGATTGCAACGGCTGCCAATCGTTTGCGAGACTCACAGGCAAAGAGCAAAGTCATCATTTTGCTGACAGATGGACAGAACAACGCAGGTGAGATTGAGCCGATTACTGCGGCAGAGTTAGCAGCCGCACTGGGCATCAAAATCTACACGGTCGGCGCAGGCACACAAGGCTATGCAAATTATCCCTTTGAAGACCCGCTCTTCGGCAAGCGCTATATGCGCGTCAAAGTCGATGTCGATGATGCGACACTCACACGTATCGCAGATTTGACAGGAGGTCGATACTTTCGTGCAACCGACTATGAAAGTCTCAAAAAGATTTACCGAGAGATTGACGCGCTGGAAAAAACCAAAGTAGAGGTGGAGACCTTTACGGAATACAAAGAAGAATTTGTGCGGTTTCTGACGCCAGCGCTACTGTGCCTTGCATTAGAAGTGTTGCTGATAAATACGCGTTGGCGTCGTGTGCCTTGA
- a CDS encoding ABC transporter substrate-binding protein, translating into MNRTAFSMWRGVLFWLALIGGAVGCTSKPEEPKKPESSIEKPAKKPVVIGFVQPVEDETLDEARKGFIDALAKRGYSDTAGTAKIIYQNAQNDIPTLNQIIDKFIADKVTCIAANATLPMMTALKKTKEIPIFMMVGPAPTINDLAIKTKDGNVKPPPNLVGVYETLAYIDSSISLIKRAFPNTKTIGVIFNSAEPNSTNAMGELRKKCKQNNIKLVERAITSTAETQQAVQAILAKNPDVFFALPDNLVFASFEIILKETLAKKVPIVTSETGLVKRGATIAYGADFYMWGYQAGEAAAEYFDTGDLVAVGLRPVKVRKLVHNAKMAQELGFTPPPESQPL; encoded by the coding sequence ATGAATCGCACTGCTTTTTCTATGTGGCGCGGCGTTCTTTTCTGGCTGGCACTAATTGGTGGCGCAGTCGGTTGCACATCGAAGCCAGAAGAGCCAAAAAAGCCTGAAAGTTCTATTGAAAAACCGGCCAAGAAACCTGTCGTGATTGGTTTTGTGCAACCCGTCGAGGATGAAACGCTCGACGAGGCACGCAAGGGCTTTATTGATGCGCTGGCTAAAAGAGGATACTCTGACACGGCAGGGACGGCGAAAATTATCTACCAGAACGCACAAAATGATATTCCAACGCTAAACCAGATTATTGATAAGTTCATTGCCGACAAGGTAACCTGCATTGCAGCCAATGCCACCTTGCCAATGATGACAGCACTCAAGAAAACCAAAGAGATTCCAATTTTTATGATGGTGGGACCCGCGCCAACCATTAATGACCTTGCAATTAAGACCAAAGATGGCAATGTCAAGCCGCCACCGAACCTTGTTGGCGTCTATGAAACACTGGCATATATTGATTCCAGCATTTCACTTATCAAGCGAGCGTTTCCGAACACAAAAACAATTGGCGTGATTTTCAACAGTGCTGAGCCGAACTCTACCAACGCAATGGGGGAGCTCCGAAAAAAGTGCAAGCAGAATAATATCAAACTGGTGGAGCGGGCTATTACCTCGACGGCAGAAACCCAGCAAGCCGTGCAAGCGATTTTGGCAAAAAATCCCGATGTCTTTTTTGCCTTACCTGACAATTTGGTCTTTGCTAGCTTTGAGATTATCCTGAAGGAAACACTCGCAAAGAAGGTGCCGATTGTAACCTCCGAAACGGGGCTTGTGAAGCGTGGGGCAACGATTGCCTACGGTGCAGATTTCTATATGTGGGGCTATCAAGCAGGTGAGGCTGCCGCTGAATACTTTGACACAGGCGACCTTGTGGCAGTAGGCTTGCGTCCAGTTAAAGTGCGAAAGCTGGTGCACAATGCAAAAATGGCGCAGGAACTTGGTTTCACACCACCGCCAGAATCGCAGCCTTTGTAA
- a CDS encoding 2-hydroxyacid dehydrogenase: MKITFFDSHTFERDFLIKAARNRYELNFLRIQLTTETVELAKGSNVVSLFVNDDGSAPILEKLASFGIKHIALRSAGFNHVDLDKARELGIRVANVPAYSPFAVAEHTVALMLALNRKLPRAYNRVRDLNFSLTGLVGFDMNGKTAGIIGTGKIGSVVVKILHGFGCRLLGYDIYPNESLTKEYGLEYVDLDTLFRESHIITLHTPLTPETKYLINEHTIAKMRDGVMLINTSRGGLVKTEAALDGLRSGKIGYLGLDVYEEEKGLFFYDRSSYVLQDEILAQLLSFPNVIVTSHQGFLTDTALRNIADTTFETIDAWACGKESPNELVMK, translated from the coding sequence ATGAAAATTACCTTCTTTGATTCACATACCTTTGAGCGAGACTTCCTTATCAAGGCTGCTCGCAATCGGTATGAGCTTAATTTCCTAAGGATTCAGCTCACGACTGAAACCGTTGAGTTGGCCAAAGGCTCAAATGTGGTTTCGCTTTTCGTCAATGATGATGGCTCTGCGCCGATTTTGGAAAAATTGGCTTCGTTTGGCATCAAGCATATTGCCTTGCGCTCCGCTGGATTCAACCATGTTGACCTTGACAAAGCCCGCGAATTAGGCATACGGGTTGCTAATGTGCCTGCTTATTCACCATTTGCGGTGGCAGAGCACACGGTCGCCTTGATGTTGGCCCTCAATCGCAAGTTGCCACGTGCTTACAACCGCGTGCGCGACTTGAACTTCTCGCTCACTGGCTTAGTCGGCTTTGATATGAACGGCAAAACTGCAGGCATCATTGGTACTGGAAAAATTGGGTCAGTTGTTGTTAAAATTCTGCACGGCTTTGGCTGCCGCTTGCTTGGCTACGACATATACCCCAATGAATCACTCACAAAGGAATATGGTCTGGAGTATGTCGACCTCGATACACTCTTTCGGGAAAGCCACATCATTACACTGCACACCCCACTTACGCCTGAGACAAAGTATCTCATCAATGAACACACGATTGCTAAAATGCGCGATGGGGTGATGCTTATCAACACCAGTCGTGGCGGCCTTGTGAAGACTGAGGCTGCACTCGATGGCTTACGCTCTGGCAAGATTGGTTATTTGGGCTTAGATGTCTATGAGGAAGAAAAGGGGCTGTTCTTTTACGACCGCTCCAGCTATGTTTTGCAAGATGAAATTTTAGCACAACTGCTCTCTTTCCCTAATGTCATCGTCACCAGCCATCAAGGCTTTCTGACGGACACTGCCCTGCGCAACATTGCCGATACCACCTTTGAGACAATTGATGCTTGGGCATGCGGCAAGGAAAGTCCAAATGAGCTTGTCATGAAGTAG
- a CDS encoding CDGSH iron-sulfur domain-containing protein produces the protein MPVKITVLNNGPIKVEGDTFELCDAAGTAFQLSKPTIFLCRCGASQKKPFCDGSHRTCNFVSEVKAEAAR, from the coding sequence ATGCCTGTTAAAATCACCGTGCTAAACAACGGCCCAATCAAAGTTGAGGGCGATACATTTGAACTTTGTGATGCGGCAGGAACAGCGTTTCAGCTGTCTAAACCGACAATTTTTCTTTGCCGCTGTGGTGCGAGTCAGAAAAAGCCATTCTGCGATGGTTCTCACCGCACGTGCAACTTTGTCTCCGAAGTGAAAGCCGAAGCGGCGCGATAA
- a CDS encoding ATP-binding protein: MKTSYELRLKSKLTEVRRVEKFVKKLAAQHHFSEARLHDVMLVITEATNNAILHGNKLDAKKRATLRCTVDGNRLLVEVHDEGNGFDPDALPNPLAEENLLKPSGRGVFLIKQLAEDVRYEFSKTGTTVRFAITFRN, translated from the coding sequence ATGAAGACATCTTACGAACTGCGCCTGAAGAGTAAGCTGACCGAAGTTCGTAGGGTTGAGAAGTTTGTAAAGAAACTGGCAGCGCAGCATCACTTCTCTGAAGCGCGCCTGCATGATGTGATGCTGGTCATTACCGAAGCTACAAACAACGCCATTTTGCACGGCAATAAGTTAGATGCTAAAAAACGGGCAACGCTGCGCTGCACTGTTGACGGCAATCGTCTCTTGGTCGAAGTGCACGATGAAGGCAACGGCTTCGACCCCGATGCGTTGCCTAACCCGCTTGCAGAAGAAAACTTGCTCAAACCTTCTGGTCGCGGCGTGTTTCTTATCAAGCAGCTGGCAGAAGATGTGCGCTATGAGTTTTCTAAAACAGGCACCACAGTTCGATTTGCCATCACCTTTAGAAACTAA
- a CDS encoding DnaJ domain-containing protein has translation MSPREFIDFYALLGVAPTATDDEIRRAYIERIKATHPDTMPHCSAHTKASAEETARLLNLAKETLLSPTRRQAFDALYRAKKGYSHCSQGDTSKARRAEFYRSLRLTESMQRINPGYVLFGIGVLYIFFASVGLIWRGVMTQGGVVRIAEAEPVTTLSKPLAEYRLASTAVAFAPWADTLPTVLCSTPDGIALYALSTGQVRAQYRLPFSPSLLCLSATVWVASDGARLAAGAHKAQTPPQLFSGHQKPLCALALSPDHTRFASAADDHTIKVWNLETGQLERSFVSGVQPARSLAYSPDGKFIAFTDDRWVKIWMWKNGAVRRLTQHRDRLLHVCCSPHWVASASEGGEIRQTHLATGAAKHLGQESGQITKMIYSPDYRFLLTANSDGRLRLYDAAAFKLLEVWNAHLGKALEIGFSDDGKHIYSFGEDQVVRIWAVPNASHSSNSAQLQSPEL, from the coding sequence ATGTCGCCCAGAGAGTTCATTGACTTTTATGCGCTATTAGGCGTTGCGCCGACTGCAACCGATGATGAAATTCGCCGTGCCTACATTGAGCGCATTAAGGCAACTCACCCCGATACGATGCCCCACTGTTCAGCTCACACGAAAGCCTCAGCTGAGGAAACAGCTCGCTTACTCAATCTTGCCAAAGAGACGCTGCTGTCACCCACTCGTCGCCAAGCCTTTGATGCTCTTTACCGCGCCAAAAAAGGCTACAGCCACTGCTCGCAAGGCGACACTTCTAAGGCACGGCGCGCTGAGTTTTACCGCAGTCTGCGCCTCACAGAGTCAATGCAGCGCATCAATCCGGGCTATGTGCTTTTCGGCATAGGTGTGCTCTACATTTTCTTCGCCTCAGTGGGACTTATCTGGCGTGGTGTGATGACGCAAGGCGGTGTGGTGCGTATTGCTGAAGCGGAACCTGTTACGACACTTTCAAAACCGCTTGCTGAGTATCGTCTGGCATCCACTGCTGTAGCCTTTGCACCTTGGGCTGACACATTGCCGACTGTGCTTTGCTCCACACCAGACGGCATTGCGCTCTATGCTCTCTCCACAGGGCAAGTTCGTGCTCAATATAGGCTTCCATTTTCACCTTCGCTGCTTTGTCTCAGTGCGACTGTGTGGGTTGCCAGTGATGGTGCGCGCTTAGCAGCTGGGGCGCACAAGGCTCAGACACCGCCTCAGCTTTTTTCAGGTCATCAAAAGCCACTTTGTGCCCTTGCGCTTTCACCTGACCACACACGCTTTGCTTCCGCCGCTGATGATCACACCATCAAGGTATGGAACTTAGAGACCGGTCAGTTAGAGCGCTCCTTTGTCTCGGGTGTTCAACCTGCTCGCTCGCTAGCCTACTCGCCCGATGGGAAATTCATTGCCTTCACAGACGATCGCTGGGTTAAAATTTGGATGTGGAAAAATGGAGCTGTTCGCCGTCTTACACAGCACCGTGACAGATTGCTTCACGTGTGCTGCTCTCCCCACTGGGTTGCCTCTGCCAGCGAAGGCGGCGAGATTCGCCAGACCCATTTGGCTACTGGTGCGGCCAAGCATCTTGGTCAAGAATCTGGGCAAATTACCAAGATGATTTACAGCCCTGATTACCGCTTCTTGCTCACTGCCAATTCTGACGGACGATTGCGCCTCTATGATGCCGCAGCCTTCAAGCTACTTGAAGTCTGGAACGCCCACTTGGGTAAGGCTCTGGAAATCGGTTTCAGTGATGATGGCAAGCACATTTACTCTTTCGGCGAAGACCAAGTGGTTCGCATTTGGGCTGTGCCCAATGCCTCACATTCGTCAAACTCTGCTCAACTGCAATCACCCGAACTATGA
- a CDS encoding popeye domain-containing protein — MNELVGFLIGNVAFALIALSYLVRDIFWLRTMSIVSSLAGIFYCYVVPAEPLWVNIFWNGVFIVVNLVWIGILLKERRSVHFSEEEKELYSTIFRTFSPVEFMKLMHIGKWKEGNPNDILIVEQQPCDSMMLIYNGEAEVLSKGRRVAMLKDGAFVGEMSFLTGNLPSATVRLTTPTRYIAWSKDELRRLLNRNPSMWATLQGVLSTDLTKKLTVRNEEVATRP; from the coding sequence ATGAATGAGCTGGTAGGATTTCTAATCGGCAACGTGGCGTTTGCGCTGATTGCTCTCTCCTACTTGGTGCGAGATATTTTCTGGCTGCGCACGATGTCGATTGTTTCGTCGCTGGCAGGCATTTTTTACTGCTATGTTGTGCCAGCCGAGCCGCTTTGGGTAAATATCTTTTGGAACGGTGTGTTCATCGTAGTAAATCTGGTCTGGATTGGGATTCTGCTCAAAGAGCGACGCAGCGTGCATTTCAGTGAGGAAGAAAAAGAACTTTACAGCACCATCTTTCGGACTTTTTCACCAGTAGAGTTTATGAAGCTGATGCATATAGGCAAGTGGAAAGAAGGTAACCCAAACGATATACTCATCGTAGAGCAGCAGCCATGCGACTCAATGATGCTCATCTATAATGGAGAAGCTGAAGTGCTTTCCAAAGGACGGCGCGTTGCCATGCTAAAAGATGGTGCATTTGTCGGAGAGATGAGCTTTCTGACAGGTAATCTACCGTCCGCAACCGTTCGGCTTACGACGCCTACACGATACATTGCTTGGTCAAAAGATGAACTGCGACGACTCTTGAACCGTAACCCGTCGATGTGGGCAACGCTGCAAGGCGTGCTGAGCACAGACTTAACAAAGAAATTGACAGTTCGGAACGAAGAGGTGGCGACGCGACCATAA
- a CDS encoding flavin reductase family protein yields MKTTINPQEVSPRDFYKILIGSVLPRPIAWVSTVSKDGIDNLAPFSFFTVASANPPVLCFAPAIKSDVVGSRTVGVPKDTLINVRETGEFVVNVVSRHLVEAMNQTSYDYDHSVSEFDEVGLTREPSVLVKPKRVAESAINFECKLYKLIEIGSEPLGGTLVLGEIVLVHLAEHVFKDGKIDMDALDPIGRLGGLWYAGIKDRFELPRPTSPKLTAKVAKE; encoded by the coding sequence GTGAAAACCACAATCAACCCGCAAGAAGTCTCACCACGAGACTTTTACAAAATTCTGATTGGGTCAGTCTTGCCGCGCCCAATTGCATGGGTCTCAACAGTGAGCAAGGACGGCATTGATAACCTTGCGCCGTTTTCATTCTTTACGGTCGCTAGTGCAAACCCCCCTGTGCTATGTTTTGCACCAGCTATTAAGAGTGATGTCGTAGGTAGCCGAACAGTAGGCGTGCCGAAAGACACGCTCATCAATGTGAGAGAGACAGGTGAATTTGTCGTCAATGTCGTGAGTCGACATTTGGTTGAGGCAATGAATCAGACAAGCTACGACTATGACCATAGCGTCAGTGAGTTTGATGAAGTGGGGCTGACGCGTGAGCCATCGGTGCTGGTAAAGCCAAAGCGCGTGGCAGAGAGCGCAATTAACTTCGAGTGCAAGCTCTACAAGCTCATTGAGATTGGCTCGGAGCCGTTAGGTGGCACGCTGGTATTAGGTGAAATCGTGCTAGTGCATCTTGCGGAGCACGTGTTCAAAGATGGCAAAATCGATATGGATGCCTTAGACCCCATAGGGCGGCTGGGCGGACTATGGTATGCAGGTATCAAAGACCGCTTCGAGCTTCCACGCCCGACTTCGCCAAAGCTAACAGCCAAAGTGGCAAAGGAATAG
- a CDS encoding mechanosensitive ion channel family protein: protein MDALQQWLESAGIKYANLITLALGFIFLIVVCYASHFIARRILLAWIHRLAQMSTSKWDDVLVEHKTFDRVAHLAPAVVLQVGAPFFFPNSPDIVAFLGRLNDFYIIWVAVAVSFSLLNATAALYLSSPKSTKEFPIKVIVQVFQIVAVFVGAIFGLAILLNESPLVLLSGLGAITAVLLIIFRDALLGFTAGIQIATNRLVAIGDWIVMPKYDADGTVTEIALTTVRVQNWDNTFTIIPTYALISESFKNWRSVFEMGARRIKRSINIDIHSVKFLDEAAMERLSKIKYIAEYIEQRRREAVQEGSAGLVDERRITNLGAFRAYVFNYIKNHPKIHKGMTFNVRHLQPTENGIPIEIWAFTTETSFVDYENVQAEIFNHIIAIVPEFELRIFQRPTGYDMRQMYLTNGETKRAAALPQST, encoded by the coding sequence ATGGACGCACTCCAACAGTGGCTTGAATCGGCTGGAATCAAGTATGCAAATCTCATAACGCTGGCGCTCGGGTTTATTTTCTTGATTGTGGTCTGCTACGCTTCCCATTTCATTGCGCGGCGTATTCTCTTAGCATGGATTCATAGACTGGCTCAGATGAGCACATCGAAGTGGGACGATGTGTTAGTGGAGCACAAAACCTTTGACCGTGTGGCACATTTAGCCCCAGCAGTGGTGCTGCAGGTCGGGGCACCGTTTTTCTTTCCGAACTCACCAGATATAGTGGCTTTTCTTGGTCGCCTGAATGATTTTTACATCATCTGGGTAGCTGTGGCGGTGTCGTTTTCGCTGCTCAATGCAACTGCAGCGCTTTACCTGTCGTCACCAAAATCAACCAAAGAGTTCCCCATCAAAGTTATTGTTCAGGTCTTCCAGATTGTTGCAGTCTTCGTAGGTGCAATCTTTGGGTTAGCGATTTTGCTGAACGAGTCGCCCTTAGTCTTGCTCTCAGGTCTGGGTGCAATTACTGCCGTGTTGCTCATTATTTTTCGTGATGCACTGCTTGGCTTCACCGCTGGCATTCAGATTGCAACAAATCGCTTGGTGGCAATAGGCGATTGGATTGTGATGCCAAAATACGACGCCGATGGCACTGTTACAGAAATTGCACTAACTACGGTGCGAGTGCAAAATTGGGACAATACTTTCACCATTATTCCAACATATGCCCTCATTAGCGAATCGTTCAAAAACTGGCGGTCAGTGTTTGAAATGGGGGCACGGCGCATCAAGCGTTCCATCAACATTGACATTCATTCGGTAAAGTTTCTTGATGAAGCCGCAATGGAGCGCCTCTCAAAGATCAAGTATATCGCAGAATATATTGAGCAGCGGCGCAGGGAAGCAGTGCAAGAAGGCAGCGCAGGTTTGGTTGATGAACGCCGAATTACCAACTTAGGCGCCTTTCGTGCATATGTGTTCAACTACATTAAAAATCACCCCAAGATTCACAAAGGAATGACCTTCAATGTGCGGCACTTGCAGCCAACCGAGAACGGCATACCTATTGAGATTTGGGCGTTCACGACAGAGACATCGTTTGTAGACTATGAAAATGTCCAAGCCGAAATTTTCAACCATATTATTGCCATCGTGCCAGAATTTGAGCTACGCATCTTCCAGCGCCCGACGGGCTACGATATGCGGCAGATGTATCTAACAAATGGCGAAACAAAACGAGCGGCAGCATTACCACAATCAACCTAA